Proteins encoded within one genomic window of Spiribacter curvatus:
- the deoD gene encoding purine-nucleoside phosphorylase: protein MATPHISAEPGDFADTVLMPGDPLRAKVIADNYLEDVREVTNTRNMLGYTGRYGDTPVSVMGSGMGIPSMSIYAFELYTQYEVEKIIRVGTCGGISPAVKVRDIIVAMGASTDSSVNRTRLDGDDFAAIADYGLLESTVTAARAAGATPRVGNVFSSELFYNPRANFFDTLKAHGILAVEMEAAGLYGVAAETGKRAVSVLTVSDHVVIGASTSADERQNSFQEMMQVALEAAANAH, encoded by the coding sequence ATGGCCACGCCGCATATTAGTGCCGAGCCGGGCGATTTTGCCGATACTGTGCTCATGCCGGGCGACCCGCTGCGCGCGAAAGTGATCGCCGACAACTACCTCGAGGATGTCCGCGAAGTCACCAACACCCGCAACATGCTCGGCTACACCGGACGCTATGGTGATACGCCGGTGTCGGTCATGGGGTCGGGCATGGGTATTCCGTCGATGTCGATCTATGCGTTTGAGCTCTATACCCAGTATGAGGTGGAGAAGATCATCCGTGTGGGGACCTGTGGCGGCATCAGCCCGGCGGTGAAGGTGCGGGACATCATCGTGGCGATGGGCGCGTCCACCGACTCAAGCGTCAATCGCACCCGCCTGGATGGGGATGATTTCGCGGCGATCGCCGATTACGGCCTGCTTGAGTCGACGGTCACGGCGGCGCGGGCGGCCGGCGCGACGCCGCGTGTCGGAAATGTCTTCTCCTCGGAGCTTTTCTACAACCCGCGGGCGAATTTCTTCGACACGCTCAAGGCCCACGGCATTCTCGCCGTGGAGATGGAGGCGGCGGGCCTCTATGGGGTGGCGGCCGAGACCGGCAAGCGTGCGGTCAGTGTGCTGACGGTCAGCGATCATGTCGTGATCGGTGCGTCCACCAGTGCCGATGAGCGCCAGAACAGCTTCCAGGAAATGATGCAGGTGGCGCTGGAAGCCGCCGCCAACGCGCACTGA
- a CDS encoding bifunctional sulfate adenylyltransferase/adenylylsulfate kinase, with translation MTDLIPPYGGTLKDLRLDAATAESVKADAVDYPSWDLTDRQLCDLELLANGGFSPLEGFMDQRDYDGVVSDMRLADGTLWPVPITLDVSEAFATTLQAGDRVALRDPEGVILAILTVSDLWRPDHEREAERVYGTRDPAHPAVTWLREQSHPVYVGGRIEALDLPGHYDFTHLRLTPAALRERFQRNGWRRIVAFQTRNPMHRAHVELTFLAARQAEANLLIHPVVGMTKPGDVDHYSRVRCYEHVLHKYPEQTTALSLLPLAMRMGGPREAVWHAIIRRNYGCTHLIVGRDHAGPGKDSQGEEIYGPYDAQDMVTRYADELGIQMVPFRMMVYVQERAGYAPIDEVDESTETVMNISGTEFRRRMREGLEIPDWFGYPEVVEELRKTFPPRAKQGFTLFFTGLSGSGKSTIANAVMVKLMERGGRPVTLLDGDRVRKHLSSELGFSKAHRDLNIRRIGFVAAEITRNGGAAICAPIAPYSATRQAVREMVESANGGFLEIHVATPLEECERRDRKGLYARARAGQITGFTGIDDPYEAPEMPELRIDTTDCSVEEAAQQVLLKIEAMGFMDLQ, from the coding sequence ATGACGGACCTGATCCCGCCTTACGGCGGCACCCTCAAGGACCTGAGGCTGGATGCGGCGACCGCGGAATCGGTCAAGGCCGATGCGGTGGATTATCCGAGCTGGGATCTCACCGATCGCCAGCTCTGCGACCTTGAACTCCTCGCCAACGGTGGCTTCTCGCCCCTCGAGGGTTTCATGGACCAGCGCGACTACGATGGGGTGGTCAGCGACATGCGCCTCGCCGACGGGACGCTCTGGCCGGTACCGATCACGCTTGATGTGAGCGAGGCCTTCGCGACAACGCTCCAGGCCGGTGATCGCGTGGCACTGCGTGATCCGGAGGGCGTCATCCTGGCGATCCTCACCGTCTCCGACCTCTGGCGCCCGGACCACGAGCGCGAGGCCGAGCGGGTCTATGGCACCCGCGATCCGGCGCACCCGGCAGTGACGTGGCTGCGTGAACAAAGCCACCCGGTCTATGTGGGTGGCCGGATCGAGGCGCTCGATCTGCCCGGTCACTATGACTTCACGCATCTGCGCCTGACCCCGGCTGCGCTCCGCGAGCGCTTCCAGCGCAATGGCTGGCGCCGCATCGTCGCCTTCCAGACCCGCAATCCCATGCACCGCGCCCATGTCGAGCTGACCTTTCTCGCCGCCCGTCAGGCGGAGGCCAATCTGCTGATCCACCCGGTCGTGGGGATGACCAAGCCCGGTGATGTCGATCATTACTCGCGGGTGCGCTGCTATGAGCATGTGCTGCACAAGTATCCCGAGCAGACAACGGCGCTGTCGCTACTGCCGCTTGCGATGCGCATGGGCGGACCGCGCGAGGCGGTCTGGCACGCCATCATCCGTCGCAACTATGGCTGCACTCACCTGATCGTCGGTCGTGATCACGCCGGTCCGGGCAAGGACAGCCAGGGCGAGGAGATCTATGGCCCCTATGATGCGCAGGACATGGTCACCCGGTATGCCGACGAGCTGGGTATCCAGATGGTGCCATTCCGGATGATGGTCTATGTCCAGGAGCGGGCCGGGTATGCGCCGATCGACGAGGTGGACGAGTCGACGGAAACGGTGATGAACATCTCCGGCACCGAGTTCCGCCGGCGCATGCGTGAAGGCCTGGAGATTCCCGACTGGTTTGGTTACCCCGAGGTGGTCGAAGAGCTTCGCAAGACCTTCCCGCCCCGCGCGAAGCAGGGCTTTACGCTGTTTTTCACCGGCCTTTCCGGGTCGGGAAAGTCCACCATTGCCAATGCAGTGATGGTCAAACTCATGGAACGGGGCGGACGCCCGGTGACGCTGCTCGACGGTGATCGGGTCCGCAAGCATCTCTCCAGCGAACTGGGCTTCTCCAAGGCGCACCGCGATCTCAATATCCGTCGGATCGGCTTTGTCGCGGCCGAGATCACGCGTAACGGGGGCGCGGCTATCTGTGCACCCATCGCGCCCTACAGCGCCACCCGCCAAGCCGTGCGCGAGATGGTCGAGTCGGCCAATGGCGGGTTTCTCGAAATCCATGTCGCCACGCCCCTTGAGGAGTGTGAGCGCCGCGATCGCAAGGGCCTCTATGCCCGGGCCCGAGCCGGTCAGATCACCGGCTTCACCGGCATCGATGATCCCTACGAAGCGCCCGAGATGCCGGAGCTGCGGATTGATACCACCGACTGCTCGGTGGAAGAGGCCGCTCAGCAGGTCCTGCTCAAGATCGAGGCCATGGGGTTCATGGACCTGCAGTGA
- the ssb gene encoding single-stranded DNA-binding protein has translation MARGVNKVILIGNLGADPEVRYSAAGSAITNARLATTDQWKDRQTGEQQEKTEWHRIVFFGRLAEISGEYLKKGSKIFVEGRLQTRKWQGQDGQDKYTTEIVANDMQMLDGAGGGGMGGGAGGGMKQSAPASSQEPAPQTAPVDDFDDDIPF, from the coding sequence ATGGCGCGTGGAGTCAATAAAGTCATTCTTATCGGTAATCTCGGCGCCGATCCCGAGGTCCGCTATTCCGCCGCGGGAAGCGCGATCACCAACGCGCGACTCGCCACCACCGATCAGTGGAAGGACCGTCAGACCGGCGAGCAGCAGGAGAAGACCGAGTGGCATCGGATCGTGTTTTTCGGCCGGCTGGCGGAGATCTCGGGTGAATACCTGAAAAAGGGCTCGAAGATATTCGTGGAGGGACGGCTGCAGACCCGCAAATGGCAGGGTCAGGACGGTCAGGACAAGTACACGACGGAGATCGTGGCCAATGACATGCAGATGCTCGATGGCGCCGGTGGTGGCGGCATGGGCGGTGGTGCCGGCGGCGGCATGAAGCAGTCCGCGCCCGCGTCGAGTCAGGAGCCGGCCCCGCAGACTGCCCCGGTGGATGATTTCGACGACGACATTCCGTTCTAG
- a CDS encoding MFS transporter, with product MNPAERRATAGLATIFGLRMLGLFLILPVFALYGTELSGATPALIGLAVGAYGLTQAILQIPFGMLSDRIGRRPVIVFGLLVFALGSGVAAEAETIYGVILGRALQGCGAIAAAVMALAADLTRDRQRTKSMAFIGISVGVAFMIALVAGPAIAAQAGLGGVFWATAGLALVAVALLYGLVPGGGEVAFRPEVNARAGGLPIVLRSPDLLRLDLGVLVLHLVLTASFVVLPVVLESQLGIAGGDHWMVYIPVLTLSVLGMGALIGIGERRRILHRLLAFVAALVIVADLILAGYSQSLPAVLLGLWLFFVGFNTLEASLPSLLTRFAPDGLRGTALGVYSTAQFLGAFLGGVLGGAIQGAYGVSGVFIFCALAAGVWLLAAVGLSAPASYREATTEAETT from the coding sequence ATGAATCCCGCGGAGCGTCGGGCCACGGCGGGCCTCGCCACGATCTTTGGCCTGCGGATGCTGGGATTGTTCCTCATCCTCCCGGTTTTCGCGCTCTACGGCACTGAACTCAGTGGTGCGACACCGGCGCTGATCGGTCTCGCAGTCGGGGCCTACGGGCTCACCCAGGCGATTCTGCAGATCCCCTTCGGCATGCTCTCGGATCGCATCGGGCGACGCCCGGTGATCGTGTTCGGGCTTCTGGTCTTCGCGCTCGGGAGTGGTGTGGCCGCCGAGGCGGAGACGATCTATGGCGTGATCCTGGGGCGCGCGCTGCAGGGCTGTGGCGCGATCGCGGCCGCGGTCATGGCACTGGCCGCCGACCTGACCCGCGATCGCCAGCGCACCAAATCCATGGCGTTCATCGGCATCAGTGTCGGGGTCGCGTTCATGATCGCGCTGGTGGCGGGCCCGGCGATCGCCGCGCAGGCCGGGCTGGGTGGAGTCTTCTGGGCGACCGCCGGCCTGGCGCTGGTGGCGGTGGCCCTGCTCTACGGGCTCGTGCCGGGCGGCGGCGAGGTCGCGTTCCGGCCCGAGGTCAACGCCCGCGCGGGGGGGCTGCCGATCGTGCTGCGCAGTCCCGATCTGCTGCGCCTTGATCTCGGCGTACTGGTACTGCACCTGGTCCTGACCGCCAGTTTCGTTGTCCTGCCGGTGGTGCTCGAATCACAGCTGGGCATCGCCGGCGGTGATCACTGGATGGTCTACATACCGGTACTCACGCTCTCGGTGCTGGGCATGGGGGCACTGATCGGTATCGGCGAGCGACGCCGGATCCTGCATCGGTTGCTGGCGTTCGTCGCCGCGCTGGTGATCGTGGCCGATCTGATCCTCGCGGGATACAGCCAGTCCCTGCCAGCGGTGCTGTTGGGGCTGTGGCTGTTTTTCGTGGGCTTTAACACCCTCGAGGCGAGTCTGCCCTCACTGCTGACCCGATTCGCGCCGGATGGCTTGCGGGGGACGGCGCTCGGCGTCTATTCCACGGCCCAGTTCCTGGGCGCCTTCCTCGGCGGTGTCCTCGGTGGCGCCATCCAGGGTGCCTATGGCGTGAGTGGTGTATTCATTTTCTGCGCGCTGGCGGCGGGGGTGTGGCTGTTGGCCGCAGTCGGCCTCAGTGCTCCGGCCTCCTATCGTGAGGCAACAACTGAAGCGGAGACGACATGA
- a CDS encoding UDP-glucose dehydrogenase family protein codes for MRVSIFGTGYVGLVTGACFAEVGNDVVCVDVDATKIEALNRGEIPIFEPGLEAMVMRNREAGRLQFTTDADQAVGHGEFQFIAVGTPPEEDGSADLRHVLAVADSIAASMDEARIIVDKSTVPVGTADRVRETVERRLHTRGVAVPYSVVSNPEFLKEGAAIDDFMKPERVIVGCDDARAREKLHALYAPFNRNHDRLISMDVRSAELTKYAANAMLATKISFMNELANIADRVGADIERVRIGIGADPRIGYHFIYPGAGYGGSCFPKDVQALARTAHDVDYVPQLLQAVEEVNDRQKHYLFNRIREHYHGDLTGRRFALWGLSFKPNTDDMREAASRRLMESLWEAGASVQAFDPKAMDEVRRLYGDRAGLTLCDSPDATLEGCDALVIMTEWNQFRSPDFDLIRTRLNEPVIFDGRNLYDPAVLAGLGFHYYAIGRPPVVPGNAGELA; via the coding sequence ATGCGAGTCAGTATTTTCGGCACCGGCTATGTCGGTCTCGTCACCGGGGCATGTTTCGCGGAGGTGGGCAACGACGTGGTCTGCGTCGACGTCGATGCCACCAAGATCGAAGCACTCAATCGCGGTGAGATACCCATCTTCGAGCCGGGCCTCGAGGCGATGGTCATGCGCAACCGCGAGGCGGGGCGCCTGCAGTTCACGACCGACGCCGACCAGGCGGTCGGCCATGGCGAGTTCCAGTTCATCGCGGTGGGCACGCCTCCCGAAGAGGATGGCTCGGCGGATCTGCGCCATGTCCTGGCCGTCGCCGACAGCATTGCCGCCTCAATGGATGAGGCGCGCATCATTGTCGATAAATCCACCGTGCCGGTGGGTACGGCGGACCGCGTCCGCGAGACGGTGGAGCGTCGACTGCACACGCGCGGGGTGGCGGTGCCCTACTCGGTGGTGTCCAATCCGGAGTTCCTCAAGGAAGGCGCCGCCATCGACGACTTCATGAAGCCCGAGCGTGTCATCGTCGGCTGTGACGACGCCCGGGCCCGCGAAAAGCTGCATGCCCTGTACGCACCATTCAACCGCAACCACGATCGGCTGATCAGCATGGATGTGCGCTCGGCGGAGCTCACCAAATACGCCGCCAACGCCATGCTCGCGACCAAGATCAGTTTCATGAACGAGCTCGCCAACATCGCCGACCGGGTCGGGGCGGATATCGAGCGCGTGCGGATCGGCATCGGTGCCGATCCCCGGATCGGCTATCATTTCATCTATCCCGGCGCCGGCTACGGTGGGTCGTGCTTTCCCAAGGATGTCCAGGCCCTGGCCCGCACCGCGCACGATGTTGATTACGTCCCGCAGCTGCTGCAGGCGGTCGAGGAGGTCAACGATCGCCAGAAGCACTATCTGTTCAACCGCATTCGTGAGCATTATCACGGTGATCTCACCGGGCGACGCTTCGCGCTGTGGGGGCTGTCGTTCAAGCCCAATACCGACGATATGCGCGAGGCCGCCAGCCGGCGGTTGATGGAGTCGCTCTGGGAGGCCGGCGCGTCGGTGCAGGCCTTCGACCCGAAGGCGATGGACGAGGTGCGACGGCTGTACGGCGACCGGGCGGGACTGACCCTCTGTGACAGTCCGGATGCCACGCTCGAGGGCTGTGATGCGCTGGTCATCATGACGGAGTGGAATCAGTTCCGGAGCCCCGATTTTGATCTCATCCGGACGCGCCTGAACGAGCCGGTGATCTTCGATGGCCGGAATCTCTACGATCCGGCGGTGCTGGCGGGGCTCGGGTTCCATTACTACGCCATCGGGCGTCCGCCGGTGGTCCCCGGAAACGCAGGAGAATTGGCGTGA
- a CDS encoding HAD-IB family phosphatase, producing MAPAGGPRGGSASVSEWLRPWTDSLGIELLATHMERRNGRLTGELAGPNCRGAEKVVRLRALLDPAAYHPIYAYGDTAGDTEMLALADHATYRGLR from the coding sequence CTGGCACCGGCAGGCGGGCCCCGGGGGGGCTCGGCCTCGGTCAGCGAATGGCTGCGGCCCTGGACCGACTCGCTCGGCATCGAACTGCTGGCGACCCATATGGAGCGCCGTAACGGTCGGCTCACCGGCGAGCTGGCGGGCCCCAACTGCCGCGGTGCGGAGAAGGTCGTGCGGCTTCGGGCGCTGCTCGATCCAGCCGCCTATCATCCGATCTATGCCTACGGCGATACCGCAGGGGACACCGAGATGCTGGCTCTCGCCGATCATGCGACTTACCGGGGACTGCGCTGA
- a CDS encoding AMP-binding protein: MADDADGPTIPALIRTAPGTAQRPAIIAYTATGAVTIDRHHLLAMAEAHAQTLKTAGLSRGDRILIQAPNSIEWVVIALATLMHGAVLVPVDAQMNRDDLAHVITDADPARIYITRALRPALPDSPTAVPIIELDSLDLTVSGDTSMAPTPRDGPATGDTATLFYTSGTTGPPKGVPLTHANLVSNVRALLEERIAGPEDRVLLPLPLHHVYPFSVGLLTVLGVGATLVMPQSLVGPRIAEALRDSRATILLGVPRLYEALWSRLEERLGGRRPWRQRLFHASVETCQRLQSRLGWPVGRWLFRPVMKRLAPALRLAVNGGAALDPVIARRLQGLGWTLASGYGLTETAPILTLNAPGDARLETAGRPLPGVSLRVVDGEVRARGPNVFAGYHNDAVDPAAVFDDAGWLRTGDGGQIDDQGYLHLTGRLSSTLVLAGGENIDPERVERALNAQPAIREAGVLADHGRLAAVIVPETHDPPDDGPQAAIDAAIRAAQADLPAHHAIGNAQLSADPLPRTRLGKLRRPHLARLFERLGSDQPETRQAPIDPEAMAPEDQALLADESALATWRYLTERFADQRLTPDSRLHLDLGLDSLGWMDLGIGLREQAGIELDDAAIGRVETVRDLLQEVIQADPAALAAEGQAPATLTEQLADPEALLDESSTRPLTPRGPLRYATARVALGACRQINRRFARIEVEGAWPQDGPFLITPRHVSAYDPIALTESLTRRQMEPLFWAGWTGLLFSSALRRTFSHVARILPIDPGAAPQRSLALAAAALQRGHSLVWFPEGQRGTDEALQPLRPGIGLLLAAHPVPVVPVWIEGTETVLPVGQLIPSHGTIRIRIGEPLYPEQYGSDSRTIVASVSAALEALGAGRGP, encoded by the coding sequence ATGGCAGACGATGCCGATGGCCCGACGATCCCCGCGCTCATCCGCACCGCGCCAGGGACTGCACAACGGCCCGCGATCATCGCCTATACGGCCACCGGCGCAGTCACCATCGACCGTCACCACCTCCTGGCGATGGCCGAGGCCCATGCGCAGACCCTGAAGACCGCGGGGCTCAGTCGTGGTGACCGGATCCTGATCCAGGCGCCCAACAGCATCGAGTGGGTCGTCATCGCGCTCGCCACACTGATGCACGGTGCGGTCCTGGTCCCGGTGGATGCCCAGATGAACCGCGATGACCTGGCCCATGTGATCACCGATGCCGATCCCGCCCGGATCTATATCACCCGGGCGCTGCGCCCCGCGCTGCCGGACTCCCCAACCGCCGTTCCCATCATCGAGCTCGATTCACTGGACCTGACGGTGAGCGGTGATACCTCGATGGCGCCGACGCCGCGGGACGGGCCCGCCACCGGCGACACCGCCACGCTGTTCTACACCTCCGGCACCACCGGGCCGCCGAAGGGCGTCCCGCTCACCCACGCCAACCTGGTCAGTAATGTCCGCGCCCTGCTCGAGGAGCGCATCGCCGGACCGGAAGACCGGGTGCTGCTGCCCCTGCCGCTGCATCATGTCTATCCATTCAGCGTCGGGCTGCTCACGGTGCTCGGCGTGGGCGCGACGCTGGTCATGCCGCAGTCATTGGTTGGACCGCGCATCGCCGAAGCGCTGCGGGACAGCCGGGCGACCATCCTGCTGGGCGTGCCACGGCTCTACGAGGCACTATGGAGTCGGCTTGAGGAACGGCTCGGCGGCCGGCGGCCCTGGCGGCAGCGGCTCTTTCACGCCAGCGTCGAGACCTGTCAGCGGCTCCAGTCGCGTCTTGGCTGGCCCGTGGGGCGCTGGCTGTTCCGGCCGGTGATGAAACGCCTGGCGCCGGCGCTACGTCTGGCGGTGAACGGCGGTGCGGCGCTCGATCCGGTCATTGCCCGCCGCCTGCAGGGCCTGGGCTGGACGCTCGCGAGTGGCTATGGCCTCACGGAAACGGCGCCGATCCTCACCCTCAACGCACCGGGAGACGCACGCCTCGAGACCGCCGGCCGGCCCCTGCCCGGCGTATCGCTGCGGGTTGTCGATGGCGAGGTGCGCGCCCGTGGACCGAACGTCTTCGCGGGCTATCACAACGACGCCGTCGATCCGGCGGCGGTATTCGACGACGCGGGCTGGCTTCGCACCGGCGATGGCGGTCAGATCGATGACCAGGGGTATCTGCACCTCACCGGTCGGCTGTCGTCCACCCTGGTGCTGGCGGGGGGCGAGAACATCGATCCGGAACGCGTCGAGCGGGCATTGAACGCACAACCGGCCATCCGCGAAGCCGGTGTGCTGGCGGATCATGGCCGACTGGCGGCGGTGATCGTGCCCGAAACCCATGATCCACCGGACGACGGACCCCAGGCGGCGATCGATGCGGCGATCCGTGCCGCCCAGGCCGATCTGCCCGCCCATCATGCGATCGGCAATGCCCAGTTGAGTGCGGATCCCTTACCTCGGACCCGCCTCGGCAAGCTGCGCCGTCCCCACCTCGCGCGCCTTTTCGAGCGCCTCGGTAGCGATCAGCCAGAGACACGCCAGGCGCCCATCGACCCCGAGGCGATGGCGCCCGAGGATCAGGCCCTGCTTGCCGATGAATCGGCGCTCGCCACCTGGCGCTATCTCACCGAGCGTTTCGCCGACCAGCGCCTGACCCCGGACAGCCGGCTGCATCTCGATCTGGGGCTGGACTCACTGGGCTGGATGGACCTGGGGATCGGTCTCCGCGAACAGGCGGGGATCGAACTCGACGACGCGGCGATTGGTCGGGTCGAGACGGTCCGCGACCTGCTCCAGGAGGTCATCCAGGCCGATCCCGCGGCACTCGCCGCCGAGGGACAGGCGCCGGCGACCCTGACCGAGCAGCTGGCCGACCCTGAGGCGCTGCTCGATGAATCATCGACACGCCCTCTCACACCCCGCGGTCCACTGCGCTATGCCACGGCCCGGGTGGCCCTGGGCGCCTGCCGGCAGATCAATCGACGCTTCGCCCGGATCGAGGTGGAGGGGGCATGGCCGCAGGACGGCCCGTTCCTGATCACCCCGCGGCATGTCAGCGCCTATGACCCCATTGCCCTGACCGAGAGCCTGACCCGCCGGCAGATGGAGCCGCTATTCTGGGCGGGGTGGACCGGGCTGCTGTTCTCGTCGGCGCTGCGCCGTACCTTCAGCCATGTCGCCCGGATCCTGCCGATCGACCCCGGTGCGGCACCCCAGCGCAGCCTGGCGCTGGCGGCGGCGGCACTGCAACGCGGTCACTCCCTGGTGTGGTTTCCGGAAGGACAGCGCGGGACGGACGAGGCCCTGCAGCCCCTGCGGCCGGGCATCGGCCTGCTCCTGGCCGCGCATCCCGTCCCCGTTGTGCCCGTGTGGATCGAGGGGACGGAGACTGTGCTACCCGTCGGCCAGCTGATCCCGAGTCACGGCACGATTCGGATCCGGATCGGTGAGCCGCTCTACCCTGAGCAGTACGGCAGCGACAGTCGGACGATCGTAGCGTCGGTCAGCGCGGCCCTGGAGGCGCTGGGAGCCGGGCGCGGCCCCTAG